In Jaculus jaculus isolate mJacJac1 chromosome 4, mJacJac1.mat.Y.cur, whole genome shotgun sequence, a single genomic region encodes these proteins:
- the LOC101612288 gene encoding mitochondrial chaperone BCS1 produces MPLSDFVLALKDNPYFGAGFGLVGVGTALALARKGAQLGLLAFRRHYMITLEVPARDRSYAWLLSWLTRHSARTQHLSVETSYLQHESGRISTKFEFIPSPGNHFIWYQGKWIRVERSRDMQMVDLQTGTPWESVTFTALGTDRKVFFNILEEARQLALQQEEGKTVMYTAVGSEWRTFGYPRRRRPLSSVVLQQGLTDRIVRDVREFIDNPKWYIDRGIPYRRGYLLYGPPGCGKSSFITALAGELEHSICLLSLTDSSLSDDRLNHLLSIAPQQSLVLLEDVDAAFLSRDLAVENPVKYQGLGRLTFSGLLNALDGVASTEARIVFMTTNHIDRLDPALIRPGRVDLKEYVGYCSHWQLTQMFQRFYPGQAPSLAETFAEHVLQATTQISPAQVQGYFMLYKNDPVGAIHNVESLR; encoded by the exons ATGCCGCTTTCAGACTTTGTTCTGGCCCTTAAGGACAATCCCTATTTTGGGGCTGGATTTGGGCTAGTTGGTGTGGGCACAGCTCTTGCTCTGGCCCGGAAGGGAGCCCAGCTGGGCCTACTGGCATTCCGGCGACATTACATGATCACACTGGAAGTTCCTGCTAGAGACAGAAGCTATGCCTGGTTGCTTAGCTGGCTCACTCGCCATAGTGCCCGTACTCAGCACCTCAGTGTTGAGACGTCATACCTTCAGCATGAGAGTGGCCGTATTTCTACCAAGTTTGAATttatccccagccctggaaaccACTTCATCTG GTATCAGGGGAAATGGATCCGGGTAGAACGAAGTCGAGACATGCAGATGGTAGACTTGCAGACGGGGACTCCTTGGGAATCTGTCACCTTCACAGCCCTGGGCACTGACCGCAAGGTTTTCTTCAACATCTTAGAAGAAG CTCGACAGCTAGCCTTACagcaggaggaagggaagacagtGATGTATACAGCTGTGGGCTCTGAATGGCGTACCTTCGGCTATCCACGTCGGCGGCGACCACTGAGTTCTGTAGTTCTGCAGCAGGGTTTGACTGATCGAATTGTCAGAGATGTCCGGGAATTCATTGATAACCCCAAGTGGTACATTGATAGAG GCATTCCCTACAGACGTGGCTACCTCCTTTATGGACCCCCTGGCTGTGGAAAGAGCAGTTTTAT CACAGCCCTTGCAGGGGAACTGGAACACAGCATCTGTCTGCTGAGCCTCACAGACTCCAGCCTTTCAGATGACCGGCTCAACCACCTGCTGAGTATAGCCCCACAGCAGAGCCTGGTGCTCCTGGAGGATGTGGACGCTGCTTTTCTCAGTAGAGACTTGGCTGTGGAGA ACCCTGTAAAGTACCAAGGTCTAGGGCGCCTTACCTTCAGTGGACTGCTCAACGCCTTGGATGGTGTGGCTTCCACTGAGGCACGCATTGTGTTTATGACCACCAACCACATTGACAG GCTGGACCCTGCCCTGATTCGCCCTGGACGAGTAGATCTGAAGGAGTATGTGGGCTACTGCTCACACTGGCAGCTGACCCAGATGTTCCAGAGGTTCTACCCAGGGCAAGCACCTTCTTTGGCTGAGACTTTTGCCGAACATGTCCTTCAAGCTACAACTCAGATCAGTCCTGCCCAGGTACAGGGCTACTTTATGCTGTATAAAAATGATCCTGTGGGGGCCATTCACAATGTTGAATCTCTAAGGTGA